From the genome of Glycine max cultivar Williams 82 chromosome 2, Glycine_max_v4.0, whole genome shotgun sequence, one region includes:
- the LOC102663535 gene encoding uncharacterized protein isoform X2 produces MKSMIEALANLSQNSNSVLYSIIDTGSDVPWVCCSSCNGCPQTSGLKMPAVPVRTTSVLTLSSMYEDGSGTLLIRLYMMHLDVFLRDL; encoded by the exons ATGAAG TCTATGATTGAAGCTCTTGCAAATCTTTCACAAAATTCTAATTCTGTTCTTTATTCAATC ATTGACACTGGCAGTGATGTTCCCTGGGTCTGTTGCAGCTCCTGCAATGGTTGTCCCCAGACAAGTGGGCTTAAG ATGCCAGCTGTTCCGGTCAGAACAACCAGTGTTCTTACACTATCCAGTATGTATGAAGATGGTAGTGGGACATTACTCATTAGGCTATATATGATGCATTTGGATGTATTTTTGAGGGATCTGTGA
- the LOC102663535 gene encoding uncharacterized protein isoform X1 — protein sequence MKSMIEALANLSQNSNSVLYSIIDTGSDVPWVCCSSCNGCPQTSGLKIQLNFLDPINIFIKSIVLTKGAIIEYTIIRCQLFRSEQPVFLHYPVCMKMVVGHYSLGYI from the exons ATGAAG TCTATGATTGAAGCTCTTGCAAATCTTTCACAAAATTCTAATTCTGTTCTTTATTCAATC ATTGACACTGGCAGTGATGTTCCCTGGGTCTGTTGCAGCTCCTGCAATGGTTGTCCCCAGACAAGTGGGCTTAAG ATTCAGCTCAATTTTCTTGACCCCATCAATATCTTTATTAAATCTATTGTTCTGACCAAAGGTGCTATAATTGAATACACAATCATCAGATGCCAGCTGTTCCGGTCAGAACAACCAGTGTTCTTACACTATCCAGTATGTATGAAGATGGTAGTGGGACATTACTCATTAGGCTATATATGA